Genomic segment of Pochonia chlamydosporia 170 chromosome 1, whole genome shotgun sequence:
GGAAGAGCTGAAAGTCTGAGCCATCTCCATTGTATGCTTCATCAAATCCCTCGTCAACCTCGCGAAGAGAATTTGGTGTAAAGAGCATAGCATTTTCCTGCCCAGAAGGAGAAAAGTGGGGCGGAACCTGCAGCTGCGGAGCTGTGCAGGGTTGAGGGGCCTGGTAGACAGGCATTTGCTGAGGCATTAACTTATTGTAGAGCTGCTCAGGCGCGTGCAACTGCGCAGGAAGCTGTACGTGTGCAGCGTAGATATCCTCGTCGTTGAGGATGAATGTTGAGCCATTCTGATACGGCGGGTACTGCTCGTATGAAGTGGCAGACGATGGAGAAGTGTGTtccaaagtcaagtccatgCCGTCCAAGGTTTCAGGCTGGAGACTGTAGGCAGCAAACCAGTCGCTGTCAGGGTGGTAGCTCGCGAAGGCCAAGGCATCCTGATCCTGAGGAGGGGTAGGAACGCTGTAGGTAGGAGTGCTGGACGGAGTAGAGACACTGCCGAGAGGAGGTGTCTGTTGAACGGAGCTTGCAGGCTTCCCAGGAAGCTTCTTTCCGTTGGTCTTTGTGCGGACATACTGCCAGCCGTGGGCTTTCTCCATGTGCTGCTTGCAGTTTGACTCACGTTTGGATTTGTATGGGCAAGGCTTATACATGCACTCGTACATAGCAGGGGCATCGGAGTGCTTGTCGTTGACGTGACGgtccatctccttctccgTGGGCCAACCAAACTCGTGGTACTTGCAAGTTGGGATCGGGCATTTCCATGGTCGGGAATGCGTCTTCTCGTGTTTGGTGAGGTCGCAAGGTCGCTTAAACTCCTTGTTGCAGCCTGGCTCGCGACACTTCTTGGGAGCCAGTTCCTCAGCGGTAGCATTCTTCTTTCTTCGGGCCATGGAGCGCATgatctcctcctcgtcctcacGCTGCTCGGACAGAGAGCGCTTAAAAGTGATGGGGCCCTCTCCCATATCTACTGGCTTGCCAGTGGCAATAGAAATGGCAGAGCCATCCTTTCTTACCCGGATAAGTTCAGCGGGGCGGCCATTCTCGGCGATGCCACCGTAGAGTCTGATCTCATCATCTCTTGGGTTGTTGTTAGCAGGATGATTTAGCGGCACGAAGCGCGGTACATACATGTCGACGTCCATGTCGTCGCCAGAGCCACCcttttctttggcggcggcgagcTGTCTGCCGTACTGGTAAACTTGTTCCTTCAAGTCGATGAAGTATCCGTTAGTGTAAGGGCGGTCGCCAGGTCGAATTTGTTCGCGGTCGGTAAGATATTCGACAGTTGCTTGAATGCATCGAATCGAAGTAAGGCAGAAGTCCAAATACAAGGCTGCAGTCTTGGCCGTCTCCTTTAAAAGCAATGTCCGATAAGCATCACCCCAAACGCCGTCATCAGTTAAAAGCTGACTTACCGGTGCCATAAAAATCAGAGTCTTTTCGAGGTCTCGAAGGCAAATGATCTCCTTGGATCGAATCTTTCGGGGCACATCGAGCACAATGGGCTCAAAGTCTTTGAGTGTTGGCTTCTCAAGAAGCGGACGCAGAGTGTGTTCATGAATACGGTTGAATGCTTTCCGGCTCAAGGCGGGGAGCATTTCTTTTGTGGAAGCGGCACCAGAGCCAGTCAGTGCTGACCCTGTGCTAAGGGTTTTGgtgtccttcttcttcttctgagATGTCTTGCCGGCCTCGCACTTCTCGTTTGTAGAGGCAATAGAAGACCCGAGGCCGCTGTCTGAAGCTTGCTGCTTGGATCGACGCACTGAGCGAGGGCGCAAGACCCGACGCTCAGGCTCGGGGTTGGCCATAGTTGGGTCAACGACAGGAAGGTCGAGGAAGCCTCGAGGAACAGGAAGACTGGTATCACGAAGAGTATTCTTCTTTGGTTTGGGTGAAAGCGAGAGGCTTTCGGTTTTTGCGAGAGCCTCGTCAATGTCGCTTAGAGTGAGGGCAACACGTCGACGGTTGGCATCGACGACGTCGTCCAAATGAGTCCGAGCTCGTGATAGTTGAGGTGGAACAAAGGTGTCGTCCGAGTTGGAAGAGACAGGAGAAGTGGGAGAATGGAAGGTGGCACCCTTGCGGAGGGTCATGGTTGTTTTAAGTGCCAGGCCACTCTCGTTGTCTCTTCCGGAACGAGTCACCGGAGTCCTTCGACGAGGGTTGGCGAAGGACATGATGAAGGCTTGATGGAGGTGGGGTAGATTGATGAGATACTCCTGCCACTGGTGTCCTTGAAGGGCTGTGTTGGCAGCAAGAGAGGTTAGCCTTTGTGTCCCGCAAGTAAAGCAAGGCGAGGCTGGATGGAAAAGgcaatcttgttggtgtgAGTCACAAGCGTCGTGCCAAAGACGGGATGGATCGATCGAGGAGAGGATGCAAACCACGAAGGACCATATATTTTTCCACGGGTTGTGGACAAGTGGAAAGTGACAGAAGGAGGAAAAAGAGGATAGGATAAATGGCAACAAAGTCCTTACCCAATTCGCTCGTCAAAATGGCGACGGCTATTCGACACGCCTGGCGACTCTGGCAATCGGCCACAAACGGATGGTCCAGAGAAGCCCAAAGAATAGCccttgatggtggtgaacGGCGAATCCAGGCACGCGACGACTATGCTCCTTGACGCGGACCAAGGACACTCAAATATGATTGCTCTCGAATGAAGATCGCACGTAGATGACAGCTGTGCCGATACTCGAGGAAATAGGTGCTGGGAATGAGGCAAAAAGATCAAGAAAGGTTGGTGGCACTTGGCGAAAGGCCTGGGGCGTAAAACGGATATATGTGTCAGAGGCGAAGCACGAGCCGGCGGGAACGGACgaaggggagggagagggcAGCcgctggagatgatggcaaagggCCCGCTAATGGACGAAAACACACGATAATGGCCACCGGATAATGGCGGGCGTTTGACAAGAAACGAGACAGAATGGACAACAGACGGGAGGGAGAGAGAATGGACGTTGAGAATGCGAGCctttttggtgatgaagcgCGACCGAGCGAACGAGGGTGCTGCTTAGAAAAGCAGTGGGCCAGGCGTCCTCAGCCCAGAGACGCTGCTGCCTAAAGCCATTGACCCAAACGGTACTAGCGCCTTCCGCAAGCTGATGGGTGGGGCTGTGCGGAGGACCATAATCCCTGTCACAAAGTTCCCAGCGATAGGGTGAGAGATGGGGTAGTACTTTGGATGGTAACAAAACTGAGCCAGCGGaagtgaagatgatgggTGGCAAACATCAAATTTGCGGACGCAGAGCCGCATCATCACACCAACCGACAAGAAATCCCCCAGACCAAACGGTT
This window contains:
- a CDS encoding zinc finger transcription factor ace1 (similar to Verticillium alfalfae VaMs.102 XP_003003550.1), with protein sequence MSFANPRRRTPVTRSGRDNESGLALKTTMTLRKGATFHSPTSPVSSNSDDTFVPPQLSRARTHLDDVVDANRRRVALTLSDIDEALAKTESLSLSPKPKKNTLRDTSLPVPRGFLDLPVVDPTMANPEPERRVLRPRSVRRSKQQASDSGLGSSIASTNEKCEAGKTSQKKKKDTKTLSTGSALTGSGAASTKEMLPALSRKAFNRIHEHTLRPLLEKPTLKDFEPIVLDVPRKIRSKEIICLRDLEKTLIFMAPETAKTAALYLDFCLTSIRCIQATVEYLTDREQIRPGDRPYTNGYFIDLKEQVYQYGRQLAAAKEKGGSGDDMDVDIDDEIRLYGGIAENGRPAELIRVRKDGSAISIATGKPVDMGEGPITFKRSLSEQREDEEEIMRSMARRKKNATAEELAPKKCREPGCNKEFKRPCDLTKHEKTHSRPWKCPIPTCKYHEFGWPTEKEMDRHVNDKHSDAPAMYECMYKPCPYKSKRESNCKQHMEKAHGWQYVRTKTNGKKLPGKPASSVQQTPPLGSVSTPSSTPTYSVPTPPQDQDALAFASYHPDSDWFAAYSLQPETLDGMDLTLEHTSPSSATSYEQYPPYQNGSTFILNDEDIYAAHVQLPAQLHAPEQLYNKLMPQQMPVYQAPQPCTAPQLQVPPHFSPSGQENAMLFTPNSLREVDEGFDEAYNGDGSDFQLFPAASTNKGNNNNFQQPLFAEVPSANLGFSQASQPDFFNQVDWANLDLQPFRE